One genomic segment of Hordeum vulgare subsp. vulgare chromosome 2H, MorexV3_pseudomolecules_assembly, whole genome shotgun sequence includes these proteins:
- the LOC123428397 gene encoding phytosulfokine receptor 1-like, translating into MGARCGLLGFFLLVAVLLRVRGAHALNQACDADDLEALRAFSDGLDGKVADAGLAGWGAGDGGSCCSWTGVSCDLGRVVGLDLSNRSLRGVISPSVASLGRLAELNLSRNSFRGQAPAGLGLLSGLRVLDLSSNALSGAFPPSGGGFSAIEVVNVSFNEFAGPHPAFPGAANLTVLDISGNRFSGGINATALCGAAQNLTVLRFSGNAFSGEVPDGFSRCEALVELSLDGNGLAGSLPDDLYTVPALQRLSLQDNNLSGDLDNLGNLSQLVQIDLSYNKFTGFIPDVFGKLKKLESLNLATNGFNGTLPSSLSSCPMLTVVSVRNNSLSGEITLNFSLLPRLNTFDAGSNRLSGNIPATLARCAELKALNLAKNKLDGEIPESFKNLNSLLYLSLTGNGFTNLSSALQVLQDLPKLTSLVLTNNFHGGETMPMDGIKGFKSIEVLVLANCALTGTIPPWLQTLESLSVLDISWNKLHGNIPPWLGNLNNLFYIDLSNNSFTGELPESFTQMKGLISSNGSSERASTEYVPLFIKKNSTGKGLQYNQVSSFPASLVLSNNLLAGPILPGFGHLVKLHVLDLSLNNFSGRIPDELSDMSSLEKLKLAHNDLSGSIPSSLTKLNFLSEFDVSYNNLTGDIPTGGQFLTFANEGFLGNPALCLLRDGSCSKKAPIVGTAHRKKSKASLAALGVGTAVGVIFVLWITYVILARVVRSRMHERNPKAVANAEDSSSGSANSSLVLLFQNNKDLSIEDILKSTNHFDQAYIVGCGGFGLVYKSTLPDGRRVAIKRLSGDYSQIEREFQAEVETLSRAQHENLVLLEGYCKIGNDRLLIYSYMENGSLDYWLHERTDSGVLLDWQKRLQIAQGSARGLAYLHLSCEPHILHRDIKSSNILLDENFEAHLADFGLARLVCAYDTHVTTDVVGTLGYIPPEYAQSPIATYKGDIYSFGIVLLELLTGRRPVDMCRPKGSRDVVSWVLQMRKEDRETEVFHPNVHDKANEGELLRVLEIACLCVTAAPKSRPTSQQLVTWLDDIAENRSLIIQ; encoded by the coding sequence ATGGGGGCCCGCTGCGGCCTGCTCGGCTTCTTTCTGCTCGTCGCCGTCCTGCTCCGCGTCCGCGGCGCACACGCCCTGAACCAGGCGTGCGACGCGGATGACCTGGAGGCGCTCCGGGCATTCTCCGACGGCCTGGACGGGAAGGTCGCCGATGCCGGGCTGGCCGGGTGGGGGGCTGGTGATGGCGGGTCGTGCTGCTCATGGACGGGCGTCTCCTGCGACCTCGGGAGGGTGGTTGGGCTGGATCTCTCCAACCGCAGCCTCCGCGGCGTCATCTCCCCCTCCGTCGCCTCCCTCGGCCGCCTCGCCGAACTGAACCTCTCCCGGAACTCGTTCCGCGGCCAGGCGCCGGCGGGGCTCGGCTTGCTCTCGGGGCTGCGGGTGCTCGACCTCAGCTCCAACGCCCTCTCCGGCGCGTTCCCGCCGAGCGGCGGCGGGTTCTCGGCGATCGAGGTGGTGAACGTCTCCTTCAACGAGTTCGCCGGGCCGCACCCTGCGTTCCCCGGCGCGGCCAACCTGACGGTGCTTGACATCTCCGGCAACCGCTTCTCCGGCGGCATCAACGCCACCGCGCTCTGCGGTGCCGCGCAGAACCTGACGGTCCTGCGGTTCTCGGGCAacgccttctccggcgaggtccCGGATGGCTTCAGCCGGTGCGAGGCGCTCGTCGAGCTCTCTCTCGACGGCAATGGCCTCGCTGGGAGCCTCCCGGATGACCTGTACACGGTGCCTGCGCTGCAGAGGCTGAGCTTACAGGACAACAACCTCTCCGGTGACCTCGACAACCTCGGTAACCTGTCGCAGCTTGTGCAGATCGACTTGTCATATAACAAATTCACCGGCTTCATCCCTGATGTGTTTGGGAAGCTGAAAAAGCTGGAGTCCTTAAActtggccaccaatggcttcaatgGCACATTACCCAGTTCACTGTCAAGCTGTCCGATGCTGACAGTGGTCAGCGTAAGGAACAATTCGCTCTCCGGTGAGATCACACTCAACTTCAGCTTGCTGCCAAGGCTGAACACTTTCGATGCCGGGTCCAATAGGCTGAGTGGCAATATACCTGCTACCCTCGCCCGGTGCGCTGAGCTGAAAGCCCTGAACCTTGCAAAGAACAAGCTTGATGGAGAGATACCGGAGAGCTTCAAGAATTTGAATTCACTGTTGTACCTGTCGCTGACAGGCAACGGCTTCACGAACCTGTCATCGGCACTGCAAGTCTTGCAGGACCTGCCCAAACTGACCAGCTTGGTGCTCACCAATAATTTTCATGGGGGCGAGACGATGCCAATGGATGGCATCAAAGGGTTCAAGAGCATTGAGGTGCTTGTCCTGGCGAACTGCGCACTCACCGGCACGATTCCTCCTTGGCTGCAGACCCTGGAGAGCCTCAGTGTGCTGGACATTTCGTGGAACAAGCTGCATGGTAACATCCCCCCATGGTTAGGCAACCTCAACAATCTCTTCTACATTGATCTGTCAAACAATTCATTCACCGGGGAACTTCCTGAGAGCTTTACACAGATGAAGGGTCTGATTTCAAGTAATGGCTCGAGTGAGCGGGCGTCGACAGAGTACGTCCCGTTATTTATCAAGAAGAATTCAACAGGCAAGGGTCTGCAGTACAACCAAGTCAGCAGCTTCCCGGCATCGCTAGTCCTCTCCAACAACTTGCTTGCTGGGCCTATATTGCCGGGATTTGGTCATCTTGTGAAGCTTCATGTGCTGGACCTCAGCTTGAACAACTTCTCCGGGCGAATTCCTGATGAGTTGTCAGACATGTCGAGCTTGGAAAAGTTGAAGTTGGCTCACAATGATCTCAGTGGGAGCATACCATCATCTCTGACGAAACTGAATTTCCTCTCCGAGTTTGATGTGTCATACAATAATTTGACTGGAGATATCCCAACCGGGGGGCAGTTTTTGACATTCGCAAATGAAGGCTTTCTGGGCAATCCTGCACTCTGCCTCCTTCGGGATGGCTCCTGCTCCAAGAAGGCTCCAATTGTGGGAACAGCACACCGTAAGAAGAGCAAAGCCAGCCTTGCCGCACTTGGAGTAGGAACTGCAGTCGGGGTTATCTTTGTCTTGTGGATTACTTATGTGATTTTGGCAAGGGTTGTTCGTTCAAGGATGCACGAGCGCAATCCAAAGGCGGTTGCTAATGCTGAAGACTCCTCCTCAGGGTCTGCTAACTCAAGCTTGGTGCTGCTTTTCCAGAACAATAAAGATCTCAGCATTGAGGACATCTTGAAGTCCACGAACCACTTTGATCAGGCATATATAGTTGGATGTGGTGGTTTTGGCCTCGTCTACAAATCGACGCTGCCGGATGGGCGGAGGGTTGCGATCAAGCGCCTTTCAGGCGACTACTCTCAGATTGAGAGGGAGTTTCAGGCTGAGGTGGAGACACTTTCAAGGGCCCAGCATGAGAACCTTGTGTTGCTGGAGGGGTATTGCAAGATCGGTAACGACAGGCTGTTGATCTACTCATACATGGAGAATGGTAGCTTGGATTATTGGCTTCACGAGAGGACGGATAGCGGTGTGCTGCTGGATTGGCAGAAGCGGCTGCAGATAGCTCAGGGTTCAGCAAGGGGGTTGGCATACCTGCACCTGTCATGTGAGCCACACATACTGCACCGAGACATCAAGTCAAGCAACATCCTCCTggatgagaactttgaagctcaCCTGGCTGATTTCGGACTGGCGAGGCTCGTCTGCGCATACGACACCCACGTCACCACCGATGTTGTTGGGACCCTGGGCTACATTCCTCCGGAGTATGCCCAGTCGCCCATCGCAACTTACAAGGGTGACATCTACAGCTTTGGCATCGTGCTCCTGGAGCTGCTCACCGGCCGGAGGCCTGTCGACATGTGCAGGCCGAAAGGAAGCAGGGATGTGGTGTCGTGGGTGCTTCAGATGAGGAAAGAGGACAGGGAAACTGAGGTTTTTCATCCCAATGTGCATGACAAGGCGAATGAAGGTGAGCTGCTGAGGGTGCTCGAGATAGCCTGCCTCTGCGTAACCGCTGCTCCCAAGTCAAGACCGACGTCGCAGCAGCTTGTCACCTGGCTCGACGACATTGCGGAAAATCGGAGCTTAATAATCCAGTAA